CGGCCCATGCGGTGTGCGCGCGAGCCGTCGCGTGTCCATACGCCGGCGCCCAGCCCGTAGAGCGTGTCGTTGGCGATTTCCAGTGCTTCTTCCTCATCCTTGAAGGTGGTGACAGAAACCACCGGGCCAAAGATCTCTTCCTGGAAGATGCGCATCTTGTTATGGCCGGAGAACACCGTGGGCTTGACGTAGTAGCCGCTCGCAAGGTCGCCACCCAGCGCGTTGCGCTCGCCGCCGATCAGGCATTGCGCGCCTTCCTGCTTGCCCAGGTCGATATACGACAGGATCTTCTCAAGCTGCTCCTGCGAAGCCTGCGCGCCGATCATGGTGGCCTTGTCGAGCGGGTGGCCTTGCTTGATCGCCGCCACGCGCTTGAGCGCGCGCTCCATGAAGCGCTCGTAGATCGACTCCTGGATCAGCGCGCGCGACGGGCAGGTGCAGACCTCGCCCTGGTTCAGCGCGAACATGGCGAAGCCTTCCAGCGCCTTGTCGAAGTAGGCGTCGTCGGCGGACAGCACGTCTTCAAAGAAGATGTTGGGCGACTTGCCACCCAGCTCCAGCGTGACCGGGATCAGGTTCTGCGAGGCGTACTGCATGATCAGCCGCCCGGTGGTGGTCTCGCCGGTAAAGGCGATCTTGCTGATGCGCGAGCTGGAGGCCAGCGGCTTGCCTGCCTCGAGCCCGAAGCCGTTGATCACATTGAGCACGCCCGGCGGCAGCAGGTCGCCGATGATTTCCATCAGCACCAGGATCGAGGCCGGCGTCTGCTCCGCGGGCTTGAGCACCACGCAGTTGCCGGCGGCCAGCGCGGGCGCGAGCTTCCACGTGGCCATCAGGAGCGGGAAATTCCACGGGATGATCTGGCCGACCACGCCCAGGGGCTCATGGAAGTGATAGGCCACGGTGTCGTGGTCGATCTCGGAAATGCCGCCTTCCTGCGCGCGGATGCAGCCGGCGAAGTAGCGGAAATGGTCCACCGCCAGCGGCAGGTCGGCCGCCGTGGTTTCGCGGATGGGCTTGCCGTTGTCGATGGTCTCGGCCACCGCCAGCGTGACCAGGTTGGCCTCGATGCGGTCAGCGATGCGGTTCAGGATGTTGGCGCGCTCGGTGGTGGAGGTGCGGCCCCAGGCGCCCTTGGCGCGGTGCGCGGCGTCCAGCGCGGCGTCCACGTCCTTCTGGTTGGAGCGCGGCACGCGCGTGAAGGGCTTGCCGGTAATCGGCGAGATCGCTTCAAAGTACTGGCCATCGGCCGGGGACACCCAGGCGCCGCCGATATAGTTTTCGTACTGTTCCTTGTAGGGATACGCAACGCCCAGCTGGGCGATTTCCGCCATGTTCATGTCTGTCTCCGTTCTGTGCTGTGATGTCTGTCGTGCCACGTTGTTCGCGCACAAGCATCCATCCGCAAAAGCTGTGCCTGGCGGACACGACGCAGCGAGAACGGCGAAACCACGTAAAACCTGGCAAGCAGGGGGCTATGCCGGCGGCCGCCAGTGTGCCGCGGTGCGCCAGGGTGTACCAATCTGGAACAGCATGTGGCGCCTTGGCACAGGGGATTGCCGCCTAGCTGCCGCTGGCATGGATCAGGAACTCGCGCAGCGCATCGGCGGGCTTGTCCAGCTTGCGCCCCGGTTGCCACAGCAGCCCCAGTTCCATGTCCGGCACGCCTTCGGCGATCGGCCGCGCCTCGATCTGCTTGCCTTCCAGCGACCACGGGCGGTACACCATGTCGGACAGCACGGTCACGCCAAAGCCGTGCGCCACCAGCCCGCGCAGCCCCTCCATCGAACTGGTGCGAAACGCGATCGATGGCGCCAGCCGCTTGCTGCGCCAGTAGCGCAGCGTGGAGCGCTCGCCTTCATCCACCGTCAGCAGGATGTAGGGATGCGCCGCGATGTCCTTCAGCGTCAGCCTGGGCAGCGCCAGCAGGGGATGCGACGGCGACGCCCATAGCTGGCGCCGCGAGCGGATCAGCGTGTGGTGGGCAAAGCGTTGCAGCCGTTCGATATTGGACAGCAGCCCGATGCCAAGCTCGATCTCCCCGGCCAGCACGGCGCGCTCGATGCCCGGACGGTCCATGTCGTGCAGGTCGAAATCGATATCCGGGTAGTTGGTGCGAAACCGCGCCAGCAGGCCCGGCAGCAGGTAGCCCAGCACGGTGTACGACGCCGCCAGGCGCACCGTGCCGCTCAGGTTGTGCGCCTGGAAGCGCGGCTCGCGCAGGGTGTCCTGCACGGCGTCCAGGATCTGCCGGGCGCGCTGGTGCAGCCGGTGGCCCTCCGCCGTCAGGGCCACGCCGTGCGGCAGGCGGTCAAACAGGCGCACGCCAAGCTGCTGCTCCAGCATCAGCACGGCATTGGTAATGGCCGATTGCGACACATGCTCGGCGGTGGCGGCCATGGAGAACTGGCCGGTCTCCGCCGCCGCGGCGAAATAGCGGAACTGCCGCAGGGTGATTTCCTTGGCGATGCGCTGCCCGCCGTCTTCCTTCCCGTACCGCGCTTTCGCCATATGCCACTCCGCTATGTGTTTTTCGGATACCAGCTCTCTGAATTCATGATTTTACGATATCGGCCAGCCTTCCTACACTCAGCGACAGCCCACAAGAGCACCCGGAGACAGCATCGATGAATGCCCCCCTATCCTCAGCCCAGCAAGATGCGCTAGCGTCGGTTTCCCTTGACGATAGATACACCCTGGAAAAAGGCCGCGTGTATCTCAGCGGCACCCAGGCGCTGGTGCGCCTGCCCATGCTGCAAAAGGCGCGCGACCTTGCCGCCGGACTGAATACGGCGGGCTTTATCTCCGGCTACCGCGGCTCCCCGCTGGGCGGCGTGGACCAGGCGCTGTGGAAGGCCAAGAAGCACCTGGCCGCCAGCGACGTGGTGTTCCAGCCCGGCGTAAACGAAGACCTGGCCGCCACCGCCGTGTGGGGCACCCAGCAGGTCAACCTGTTCCCGGACGCGACCCGCGACGGCGTGTTCTCGATGTGGTACGGCAAGGGTCCGGGGGTGGACCGCTCCATCGACGTGCTCAAGCATGCCAACTCGGCCGGCTCCGCCAGGCACGGCGGCGTGCTGCTGCTGGCCGGCGACGACCACGCCGCCAAGTCGTCCTCGGTGGCGCACCAGTCCGAGCACGTGCTGCTGGCCTCCGGCATTCCGGTGCTCTATCCGTCCAACGTGCAGGAATACCTCGACTACGGCCTGCATGGCTGGGCCATGAGCCGTTACTCCGGCCTGTGGGTATCGATGAAATGCGTGACCGACGTGGTGGAATCCACCGCCTCGGTGGAGGTCGATCCGGATCGCGTGCAGATCGTGCTGCCGGAGGACTTCACCATGCCCGAGGGCGGCCTCAATATCCGCTGGCCAGATCCGCCGCTGGCGCAGGAAGCCCGCCTGCTCGACCACAAATGGTACGCGGCGCTGGCCTATATCCGTGCCAACAAGCTCAACCGCGTGGTGCTGGATTCGCCCAACGCGCGCTTCGGCATCATGACCGCCGGCAAGGCCTACCTCGACGTGCGCCAGGCGCTGTCCGACCTGGGCCTGGACGACGATACCTGCCGCCGCATCGGCATCCGCGTGTTCAAGGTGGGCTGCGTGTGGCCACTGGACGCGCACGACGCGCGCGAGTTCGCCACCGGCCTGGAAGAGATCCTGGTGGTGGAAGAAAAGCGCCAGATCCTCGAATACGCGCTCAAGGAAGAGCTCTACAACTGGCGCGACGACGTGCGCCCCAAGGTCTACGGCAAGTTCGACGAGCGCGGCAACCACGGCGGCGAATGGTCGCTGCCGCGCGGCAACTGGCTGCTGCCCGCGCACTACGAGCTATCGCCCGCGCTGATCGCCAAGGCCATCGCCACCCGGCTGGAGAAGAGCGACCTGCCCACCGACGTGCGCGAGCGCATCGCCGCGCGCGTGGCGCTGATCGAGGCCAAGGAGC
The Cupriavidus basilensis DNA segment above includes these coding regions:
- the adh gene encoding aldehyde dehydrogenase; translation: MNMAEIAQLGVAYPYKEQYENYIGGAWVSPADGQYFEAISPITGKPFTRVPRSNQKDVDAALDAAHRAKGAWGRTSTTERANILNRIADRIEANLVTLAVAETIDNGKPIRETTAADLPLAVDHFRYFAGCIRAQEGGISEIDHDTVAYHFHEPLGVVGQIIPWNFPLLMATWKLAPALAAGNCVVLKPAEQTPASILVLMEIIGDLLPPGVLNVINGFGLEAGKPLASSSRISKIAFTGETTTGRLIMQYASQNLIPVTLELGGKSPNIFFEDVLSADDAYFDKALEGFAMFALNQGEVCTCPSRALIQESIYERFMERALKRVAAIKQGHPLDKATMIGAQASQEQLEKILSYIDLGKQEGAQCLIGGERNALGGDLASGYYVKPTVFSGHNKMRIFQEEIFGPVVSVTTFKDEEEALEIANDTLYGLGAGVWTRDGSRAHRMGRGIQAGRVWTNCYHAYPAHAAFGGYKQSGIGRENHRMMLDHYQQTKNLLVSYSPNALGFF
- a CDS encoding LysR family transcriptional regulator, translated to MAKARYGKEDGGQRIAKEITLRQFRYFAAAAETGQFSMAATAEHVSQSAITNAVLMLEQQLGVRLFDRLPHGVALTAEGHRLHQRARQILDAVQDTLREPRFQAHNLSGTVRLAASYTVLGYLLPGLLARFRTNYPDIDFDLHDMDRPGIERAVLAGEIELGIGLLSNIERLQRFAHHTLIRSRRQLWASPSHPLLALPRLTLKDIAAHPYILLTVDEGERSTLRYWRSKRLAPSIAFRTSSMEGLRGLVAHGFGVTVLSDMVYRPWSLEGKQIEARPIAEGVPDMELGLLWQPGRKLDKPADALREFLIHASGS